The following are from one region of the Oreochromis aureus strain Israel breed Guangdong linkage group 1, ZZ_aureus, whole genome shotgun sequence genome:
- the kifc3 gene encoding kinesin-like protein KIFC3 isoform X5: protein MNEARRSEETWDCQWGRTASSVDFLMSDGEDDGSFLSLPSTAFSQRPSLTAELSETSTTSQQLIIQTLQDKVCEFQARLHSEEVARHLLVQQLQQSVKEKTGGGAETLQEEQTSETPKGVRVVQPGADRLSCPEEEQLVTRLRTQVEELEEKLLDQTQEVERLRSELGATDLEKQLELLVVENERLKQELKSCRSSKLQKLDAAAETCSCSHCPHSQDVEALRREVSRWETQARQRERRLAELERELLEKSSRTEALQRQLDDSTRQLDDSRRQLEESRRRQGEAEQKLTLRLQECEEELARQAATPPRVKVRMPYVTQTVEVESADSQKAVAEMQVKNNALQEQLSAQRQLLRELETQLHESQRTCAQLRTQILVYEGEMERAQGQLEAEMQNLEEEKNRVIEEAFIRAESEMKAVHENLAGVRMNLLSLQPALRTLTSDYNCLKRQVQDFPFMLDKAITEAKQEICQVISEVSSTNQELLRKYKREMNLRKKCHNELVRLKGNIRVFCRVRPVSQEEQDSADAKTMLSFDSDDDAILYLSNKGKVMTFELDKVFPPHATQEEVFQEVQALITSCIDGYNVCIFAYGQTGSGKTYTMEGVADNPGINQRALRLLFSEVTEKAPDWDYKITVSMVEIYNETLRDLLGENPSDKLDIKMNPDGSGQLYVPGLTEITVQSPEDINKVFELGHVNRATACTNLNEHSSRSHALLIITVSGFNTATGNRTQGKLNLVDLAGSERIGKSGAEGSRLREAQCINKSLSALGDVINALRSKHSHVPFRNSRLTYLLQDSLSGDSKTLMMVQVSPLPSNMSESVCSLKFAQRVRSVELSSSSSRKHENSSTSSSPTHDSVELDSPPVTPVPLPISRASSAGSTLSSASRTPSSSRRRSQSQLSTGRLKLTA from the exons ATGAATGAAGCTCGGCGGTCAGAGGAAACCTGGGACTGTCAGTGGGGACGGACAG CGAGCTCAGTGGACTTCCTGATGAGTGATGGTGAAGACGACGGCTCCTTCCTTTCTCTGCCCAGTACCGCCTTCTCGCAGCGCCCCTCTCTGACCGCCGAGCTCAGCGAAACGAGCACGACCAGCCAGCAGCTGATTATCCAG ACCCTACAGGACAAAGTTTGCGAGTTTCAGGCTCGACTTCACTCTGAAGAAGTAGCCCGCCACCTGCtggtgcagcagctgcagcagagtgTCAAAGAGAAGACGGGTGGAGGCGCTGAGACGCTACAGGAAGAGCAGACGTCAGAGACGCCCAAGG gtGTGAGGGTGGTGCAGCCCGGTGCGGATCGTCTCAGCTGTCCAGAGGAAGAGCAGCTCGTTACTCGGCTGCGCACACAG gtggaggagctggaggagaagCTGTTGGATCAGACCCAGGAGGTGGAGAGACTTCGCTCTGAACTG GGGGCGACAGACCTGGAGAAGCAGCTGGAGCTgctggtggtggagaatgaGCGTCTGAAGCAGGAGCTGAAGTCATGCAGGAGCTCAAAGCTTCAGAAGCTCGACGCTGCCGCAGAGACCTGCAGCTGCAGCCACTGCCCCCACAGCCAG GATGTGGAGGCCCTGCGGAGGGAGGTGTCCCGCTGGGAGACCCAGGCCCGTCAGAGGGAGCGGCGGCTGGCTGAGTTGgagagagagctgctggagaaAAGCTCCAGGACGGAGGCCCTCCAACGGCAGCTGGACGACTCCACCCGGCAGCTGGACGACAGCCGCAGGCAGCTGGAGGAGTCGAGGCGGAGGCAGGGGGAGGCTGAACAGAAACTCACCCTCCGGCTGCAGGAGTGCGAGGAGGAGCTCGCCAGACAGGCAGCCACGCCCCCCAGAGTCAAAGTGAGGATGCCG TATGTGACGCAGACGGTGGAGGTGGAGTCGGCAGACTCTCAGAAAGCTGTGGCTGAAATGCAGGTGAAGAACAACGCCCTGCAGGAGCAGCTTTCTGCACAGAGGCAGCTGCTGCGAGAGCTCGAGACGCAGCTGCATGAGTCGCAGAGGACCTGCGCTCAGCTCAGGACGCAG ATCCTGGTTTATGAAGGAGAGATGGAGCGAGCTCAGGGTCAGCTGGAGGCAGAGATGCAGAacctggaggaggagaagaaccGTGTCATCGAGGAGGCGTTCATCCGAGCCGAGAGCGAGATGAAGGCCGTCCACGAGAACCTCGCAG GTGTGCGTATGAACCTGCTGAGCCTGCAGCCGGCCCTCAGGACTCTCACCTCGGACTACAACTGTCTGAAGAGGCAGGTACAGGACTTCCCCTTCATGCTGGACAAAGCAATCACGGAGGCCAAACAGGAG atctGCCAGGTGATCAGTGAGGTGAGCAGCACCAACCAGGAGCTGCTGCGTAAATACAAGCGAGAGATGAACCTGAGGAAGAAATGCCACAACGAGCTGGTTCGACTCAAAG GTAACATCCGTGTGTTCTGTCGCGTCCGGCCGGTCAGTCAGGAGGAGCAGGACTCCGCCGATGCCAAAACCATGCTGAGCTTCGACTCGGACGACGACGCCATCCTCTACCTCTCTAACAAGGGCAAGGTCATGACCTTTGAGCTGGATAAAGTCTTCCCCCCTCACGCCACGCAGGAAGAG GTGTTTCAGGAGGTTCAGGCTCTGATCACTTCCTGTATTGATGGCTATAACGTCTGCATCTTCGCCTACGGGCAGACCGGCTCCGGGAAAACCTACACCATGGAG GGTGTCGCTGATAATCCCGGCATCAACCAGCGTGCTCTGCGGCTGCTGTTCTCCGAGGTGACGGAAAAAGCTCCAGACTGGGACTACAAAATCACCGTCAGCATGGTGGAAATCTACAACGAGACGCTGCG GGACCTGCTCGGGGAGAATCCGTCTGACAAGCTCGACATAAAGATGAATCCCGATGGCAGCGGCCAACTCTACGTCCCCGGACTGACCGAGATCACCGTGCAGAGTCCCGAGGACATCAACAAG GTGTTTGAGTTGGGTCACGTCAACAGAGCGACAGCCTGCACCAACCTGAACGAGCACAGCTCGCGGTCACATGCTCTGCTCATCATCACGGTCTCTGGATTCAACACAGCCACTGGCAACCGCACgcaag GGAAGCTGAACCTCGTGGACCTGGCGGGCTCGGAGCGGATCGGTAAGTCGGGGGCGGAGGGCAGTCGGCTCAGAGAAGCTCAGTGCATCAACAAATCCCTGTCGGCGCTCGGCGATGTCATCAACGCGCTGCGGAGCAAACACTCCCACGTCCCGTTCAGAAACTCCCGCCTCACGTACCTGCTGCAGGACTCGCTGAGCGGAGACAGCAAGACCCTGATGATGGTGCAG GTCTCTCCGTTGCCCAGCAACATGAGCGAGTCAGTCTGCTCGCTGAAGTTCGCTCAGAGGGTTCGCAGCGTCGAGCTGAGCTCCTCGTCCTCCAGGAAACACGAGAACTCATCCACGTCATCCTCGCCCACCCACGACAGCGTTGAG CTGGACTCCCCCCCGGTGACCCCGGTCCCTCTCCCCATCTCTCGGGCCAGCAGCGCCGGCTCCACCCTCTCCTCCGCCTCCAGAACTCCCAGCAGCTCCCGCAGGAGGTCCCAGTCGCAGCTCTCCACAG GACGACTGAAGCTGACAGCCTGA
- the kifc3 gene encoding kinesin-like protein KIFC3 isoform X3, which translates to MLGWVGMLINKSWLDRQRYVQPSERRARCGPEAVREGGCRLIGGVLQPVQRSSALVNPAVMFGTRKTWDLGHAPCLQDLWKKDLSLDASSVDFLMSDGEDDGSFLSLPSTAFSQRPSLTAELSETSTTSQQLIIQTLQDKVCEFQARLHSEEVARHLLVQQLQQSVKEKTGGGAETLQEEQTSETPKGVRVVQPGADRLSCPEEEQLVTRLRTQVEELEEKLLDQTQEVERLRSELGATDLEKQLELLVVENERLKQELKSCRSSKLQKLDAAAETCSCSHCPHSQDVEALRREVSRWETQARQRERRLAELERELLEKSSRTEALQRQLDDSTRQLDDSRRQLEESRRRQGEAEQKLTLRLQECEEELARQAATPPRVKVRMPYVTQTVEVESADSQKAVAEMQVKNNALQEQLSAQRQLLRELETQLHESQRTCAQLRTQILVYEGEMERAQGQLEAEMQNLEEEKNRVIEEAFIRAESEMKAVHENLAGVRMNLLSLQPALRTLTSDYNCLKRQVQDFPFMLDKAITEAKQEICQVISEVSSTNQELLRKYKREMNLRKKCHNELVRLKGNIRVFCRVRPVSQEEQDSADAKTMLSFDSDDDAILYLSNKGKVMTFELDKVFPPHATQEEVFQEVQALITSCIDGYNVCIFAYGQTGSGKTYTMEGVADNPGINQRALRLLFSEVTEKAPDWDYKITVSMVEIYNETLRDLLGENPSDKLDIKMNPDGSGQLYVPGLTEITVQSPEDINKVFELGHVNRATACTNLNEHSSRSHALLIITVSGFNTATGNRTQGKLNLVDLAGSERIGKSGAEGSRLREAQCINKSLSALGDVINALRSKHSHVPFRNSRLTYLLQDSLSGDSKTLMMVQVSPLPSNMSESVCSLKFAQRVRSVELSSSSSRKHENSSTSSSPTHDSVELDSPPVTPVPLPISRASSAGSTLSSASRTPSSSRRRSQSQLSTGRLKLTA; encoded by the exons ATGCTGGGCTGGGTGGGAATGCTGATCAACAAGAGCTGGCTGGACCGACAGCGCTACGTCCAGCCGTCAGAGAGAAGAGCTCGCTGTGGACCGGAGGCTGTTAGAGAGGGAGGCTGTCGGCTGATTGGTGGAGTGCTGCAG CCGGTCCAGCGGTCCAGCGCTCTGGTCAACCCGGCGGTCATGTTCGGCACACGAAAGACCTGGGACCTCGGCCACGCCCCCTGCCTGCAGGATCTCTGGAAGAAAGACCTCTCATTGGATG CGAGCTCAGTGGACTTCCTGATGAGTGATGGTGAAGACGACGGCTCCTTCCTTTCTCTGCCCAGTACCGCCTTCTCGCAGCGCCCCTCTCTGACCGCCGAGCTCAGCGAAACGAGCACGACCAGCCAGCAGCTGATTATCCAG ACCCTACAGGACAAAGTTTGCGAGTTTCAGGCTCGACTTCACTCTGAAGAAGTAGCCCGCCACCTGCtggtgcagcagctgcagcagagtgTCAAAGAGAAGACGGGTGGAGGCGCTGAGACGCTACAGGAAGAGCAGACGTCAGAGACGCCCAAGG gtGTGAGGGTGGTGCAGCCCGGTGCGGATCGTCTCAGCTGTCCAGAGGAAGAGCAGCTCGTTACTCGGCTGCGCACACAG gtggaggagctggaggagaagCTGTTGGATCAGACCCAGGAGGTGGAGAGACTTCGCTCTGAACTG GGGGCGACAGACCTGGAGAAGCAGCTGGAGCTgctggtggtggagaatgaGCGTCTGAAGCAGGAGCTGAAGTCATGCAGGAGCTCAAAGCTTCAGAAGCTCGACGCTGCCGCAGAGACCTGCAGCTGCAGCCACTGCCCCCACAGCCAG GATGTGGAGGCCCTGCGGAGGGAGGTGTCCCGCTGGGAGACCCAGGCCCGTCAGAGGGAGCGGCGGCTGGCTGAGTTGgagagagagctgctggagaaAAGCTCCAGGACGGAGGCCCTCCAACGGCAGCTGGACGACTCCACCCGGCAGCTGGACGACAGCCGCAGGCAGCTGGAGGAGTCGAGGCGGAGGCAGGGGGAGGCTGAACAGAAACTCACCCTCCGGCTGCAGGAGTGCGAGGAGGAGCTCGCCAGACAGGCAGCCACGCCCCCCAGAGTCAAAGTGAGGATGCCG TATGTGACGCAGACGGTGGAGGTGGAGTCGGCAGACTCTCAGAAAGCTGTGGCTGAAATGCAGGTGAAGAACAACGCCCTGCAGGAGCAGCTTTCTGCACAGAGGCAGCTGCTGCGAGAGCTCGAGACGCAGCTGCATGAGTCGCAGAGGACCTGCGCTCAGCTCAGGACGCAG ATCCTGGTTTATGAAGGAGAGATGGAGCGAGCTCAGGGTCAGCTGGAGGCAGAGATGCAGAacctggaggaggagaagaaccGTGTCATCGAGGAGGCGTTCATCCGAGCCGAGAGCGAGATGAAGGCCGTCCACGAGAACCTCGCAG GTGTGCGTATGAACCTGCTGAGCCTGCAGCCGGCCCTCAGGACTCTCACCTCGGACTACAACTGTCTGAAGAGGCAGGTACAGGACTTCCCCTTCATGCTGGACAAAGCAATCACGGAGGCCAAACAGGAG atctGCCAGGTGATCAGTGAGGTGAGCAGCACCAACCAGGAGCTGCTGCGTAAATACAAGCGAGAGATGAACCTGAGGAAGAAATGCCACAACGAGCTGGTTCGACTCAAAG GTAACATCCGTGTGTTCTGTCGCGTCCGGCCGGTCAGTCAGGAGGAGCAGGACTCCGCCGATGCCAAAACCATGCTGAGCTTCGACTCGGACGACGACGCCATCCTCTACCTCTCTAACAAGGGCAAGGTCATGACCTTTGAGCTGGATAAAGTCTTCCCCCCTCACGCCACGCAGGAAGAG GTGTTTCAGGAGGTTCAGGCTCTGATCACTTCCTGTATTGATGGCTATAACGTCTGCATCTTCGCCTACGGGCAGACCGGCTCCGGGAAAACCTACACCATGGAG GGTGTCGCTGATAATCCCGGCATCAACCAGCGTGCTCTGCGGCTGCTGTTCTCCGAGGTGACGGAAAAAGCTCCAGACTGGGACTACAAAATCACCGTCAGCATGGTGGAAATCTACAACGAGACGCTGCG GGACCTGCTCGGGGAGAATCCGTCTGACAAGCTCGACATAAAGATGAATCCCGATGGCAGCGGCCAACTCTACGTCCCCGGACTGACCGAGATCACCGTGCAGAGTCCCGAGGACATCAACAAG GTGTTTGAGTTGGGTCACGTCAACAGAGCGACAGCCTGCACCAACCTGAACGAGCACAGCTCGCGGTCACATGCTCTGCTCATCATCACGGTCTCTGGATTCAACACAGCCACTGGCAACCGCACgcaag GGAAGCTGAACCTCGTGGACCTGGCGGGCTCGGAGCGGATCGGTAAGTCGGGGGCGGAGGGCAGTCGGCTCAGAGAAGCTCAGTGCATCAACAAATCCCTGTCGGCGCTCGGCGATGTCATCAACGCGCTGCGGAGCAAACACTCCCACGTCCCGTTCAGAAACTCCCGCCTCACGTACCTGCTGCAGGACTCGCTGAGCGGAGACAGCAAGACCCTGATGATGGTGCAG GTCTCTCCGTTGCCCAGCAACATGAGCGAGTCAGTCTGCTCGCTGAAGTTCGCTCAGAGGGTTCGCAGCGTCGAGCTGAGCTCCTCGTCCTCCAGGAAACACGAGAACTCATCCACGTCATCCTCGCCCACCCACGACAGCGTTGAG CTGGACTCCCCCCCGGTGACCCCGGTCCCTCTCCCCATCTCTCGGGCCAGCAGCGCCGGCTCCACCCTCTCCTCCGCCTCCAGAACTCCCAGCAGCTCCCGCAGGAGGTCCCAGTCGCAGCTCTCCACAG GACGACTGAAGCTGACAGCCTGA